A window from Sus scrofa isolate TJ Tabasco breed Duroc chromosome 2, Sscrofa11.1, whole genome shotgun sequence encodes these proteins:
- the LOC100623024 gene encoding LOW QUALITY PROTEIN: olfactory receptor 2T8-like (The sequence of the model RefSeq protein was modified relative to this genomic sequence to represent the inferred CDS: inserted 2 bases in 2 codons) yields the protein MENWNLTSDFILLGLLNHTGPHLFLFMMVLTIAFSSLVGNALMLLLILLDPQLHRPMYFLLSXLSLMDMMLVSTVVPKIAADYLTGRNSISPAGCGLQIFFFLTLGGGECFLLAAMSYDRYVAICHPLRYPVLMSWQICLRMILGSWFLGAADGLMQSAATLTFSYCSSHEIDHFFCEAPSLVRLACADTSLFESVMYICCVLMLLVPISLILISYSLILATVLQMRSNEARKKAFATCSSHXSVVGLFFGAAIFTYMRPKSYRSANHDKIVSAFYTIFTPVLNPLIYSLRNSEVKGALKKCIDQCVALNHD from the exons ATGGAAAACTGGAATCTCACTTCGGATTTCATTCTCCTAGGACTCCTTAACCACACAGGACCACATCTATTTCTCTTCATGATGGTTCTCACAATTGCCTTCTCCTCCTTAGTGGGCAATGCCCTCATGCTTCTCCTGATTCTCCTGGACCCCCAACTCCACAGGCCCATGTACTTCCTACTGA CACTCTCCCTCATGGACATGATGCTGGTTTCCACAGTTGTGCCCAAAATTGCTGCTGACTACTTGACTGGCAGGAATTCCATCTCCCCTGCTGGCTGTGGGTTGCAgatctttttcttcctcactttGGGAGGGGGTGAGTGCTTCCTCCTAGcagccatgtcctatgaccgctatgtcGCTATTTGCCACCCACTGAGATACCCAGTCCTCATGAGCTGGCAAATATGCCTGAGAATGATTTTGGGGTCTTGGTTCCTGGGTGCAGCTGATGGACTCATGCAGTCTGCTGCTACCCTGACCTTTTCATATTGCAGTTCACATGAGATCGATCATTTCTTTTGTGAAGCCCCATCTCTGGTGCGTTTGGCTTGTGCTGACACGTCTCTCTTTGAGTCTGTCATGTACATATGCTGTGTGTTAATGCTCCTGGTCCCCATCTCCCTCATCCTGATTTCCTATAGTCTCATCCTTGCTACAGTTCTCCAGATGCGCTCTAATGAAGCCCGCAAAAAGGCTTTTGCCACCTGCTCCTCTC CATCTGTGGTGGGACTCTTTTTTGGAGCAGCCATATTTACCTACATGAGACCCAAATCCTACAGATCAGCAAACCATGATAAAATTGTGTCAGCATTCTATACGATCTTCACCCCAGTgctgaaccccctcatctacagtctgaggaacagtgAGGTCAAGGGAGCTCTGAAAAAATGTATTGATCAGTGTGTTGCTTTAAATCATGATTaa